From the Echeneis naucrates chromosome 7, fEcheNa1.1, whole genome shotgun sequence genome, the window GGAGCATGATACACCatcaaatctaaaaaataaaaactcccgTGTCTGATGATCACAGATATTATCACACCTGGTCAAGCTCACGGATGAAGACCTAGGATGAATACCTACTATTTGTAGTTAATACATCAAACATTGGAGGGCATGCGGGAATCTAAACATTCATAGGACAATTTGCCAGAGAATGAAGACAATCAAAACTGTGTAgtaatcaaacacaaacatcacaactaAAAAGATAAGCACAAGTGGGCATTACATTGATGCACAACCTAGATGGAAATGCCTATAAATGAGTTCATCAACTTCTGAGTGACACATGAGttgaaaaactgtcaaattaaatgatttgttttttccaaCAGTATACAGTACTTATTTTCTAtctatgaaaatatttcacactTCTTAAACACAGCGAATACACAGCACATTCCCATGTGTTAGGATTGGAAATGAGaatgtcattttaaacatttagcaAGAACATCCTCTCAAGTCACACGTGcatagacaggaaaaaaaaaaaaaacaaaactactatttggttaaaaaaaaaaaaatcctttttgagacataaaatcattaaaataaaactcttaCCCTTGTGAAACACTTAAACAATCATAAGTATTGAGAGGAAGTCTAATAGTTAACTATTTGTTACTATCATAAAAGATGTACcttcttttgtgttgtgtacTATGTCTTATTATGAATAAAGGTTTCTTGTAGCTTTGGATTATTTCAGGAGAGGAGATGCAAAGAATTTCCCTTGGCGAGAGAATCCGACGGCTGACTTGCTCTTGCTCCCAAATCTGCACAGAGGATGTGCACACAGCATGCAAAGAAATTAGGAGTCATGGTCAATAAAACAGTGTGAGTGAAGGATAATGAGATATTACATGGTAGATTAATTTATATGAAATATGCCCAAGTAATTGAGCttctctcttaaaaaaaaaaaaaagagtcttatagttttacaaaatatttaaaatagtCCCTCTAAAGCCATTGAATCATTAGCTGGTTGTATGGACGATGTTTAAACAGGGCACTTGGggtgtgtgctttttgtttacCTGGGTGTCAGAGTGGACTTCATACGCTGAGacaaggagctggaggagggggTTTTATTGAGCTGGTGCTCTGGAGTAGTCAAGGGCCCCAGTATGCTCACTGCGACAGAACAAACATGGCAATGAAAGGTCAGCCAGTCAACACCTGGGTCTACAAGCACACAAGAACCGcagaacaacacaaaagttAAACGCCAGTGCCCGCACCTCTCTCAGGGGTGGCATAGCAGTTCGCGTTCTCGATGATCAGAGGGTCCAAGTTTGGCCGCTCGTTTTCTGCCATCACAAACTGTCCCCAGTAATCCACCGGAAGAGCCAAGAGACGCTCCACAACCTGAGCAGATCGGGGTAGTGAAAACCAGATGGAGATATTTCAGTGTGTTGCCTCATCCCAGTCAAGTAAAGCAATGCAAGTTACAAAGATGCCTGGAGCAAGACGGAGGCTAGTTATTAAAACCCCACAGTACGGTGTTCTGATGATTTTAACAGAGGGTAATATCATATAGTGAAGAGATAATAGGGAACCTCTAATTGACAGGCCAACAAAACTAATAAGCATTTTCTGACAACCTTTTGTGACACAATTATTGCTcataaaataatctttaaaatgtttttgtaacttCATCTTGACATTATGACTTGTGATGGTGAGCAGCATCTTGTAATCAATACGGTATTTGAGTGGCAGCCAGGGAATCCACTGAAGAACAGGAGTGATAGAAGATAGAATTTTCTGGTGATGATGCGAGTGGAAGGATTGTGGACCAGTTCAAGTTTATGAAGAGACTTCAGAGGGACAGCAGAGAGAAGGGAAGGGCAGTACTTGATTCAGGAGGTAATCAGGGAGTGAACAAGGATGGCAGTACTGGTGGATGTGACGGACGGGTGGAGGCGATTAATATTACGGAAATGTAAATATGCTAGTTATGTGATTATTGATGTGGGCTTTGAATGACAATGTACTGTGGAAGATGACACCTAGACTCTTCactattttaacttttacatttGTAGTCTGCAATATTCCATCTGAAGTCACGCCATCCATTTACAATCTGTGGATCTctatttgtttctgttgttgatatgtcccatatatatataaataaataaataaagataaaaaaccTCATTATGGGCCCCTCAAAATCAATATCTTCTCTTTGCTGCATTGAAAATACACACCAATTTCTCTTAAACTGAATTTCTAACAAATTACCTgctcaacaaacaaaaaggcctGGAGAATTTGTAGACCTGTGGCACTCATCCCTCCAACACGCTGTTGCCACAGTAACCATCTGAAGGACTATATTATAAAAAACAAGAGGCCTACCTTAGGCTGCCGTTTGGTGTCCTGTAGGATTGTCATAGGTTCTGGGTTGAGAACTGCATGGCCAACAATAGTTGGACCAAACACTCGAGCCAGGTTCCCAATGTTCATCTTGGTGTCCAAACTGTCAGCAACTCTGAAAGATTTTATTAGATGTGATTATGTCAACCTGACGTGAGGACATCAAATAGCATCATTCTGTCATGAACTAACttaatttcagtaaaaacaaaaagttgctTGGTCTGAAAATAGATCAGGCCGAGCTGTTTCTGAGCACATTTTAGCCAAAAGCAATTTTAACTCATTAAATTTAGAGGATTCGGCAAAATTCAGGTCATTTACAGAGACTCTAGCAGGAACATGCAAGGCATTAAATTGTAGTGCTATTTATCAGCTGCACAGGGACAAGATAGCTCTTTCAGGTGTTTTAGTATGTTATTTTGAGGAGAGCAGCTGCCAACCTCTGAAGGTGAAGCACTAAGAAAGCCAGAGTGTCTCTGTTGGGCTGCGGCAGGTCACTAATGGTTTGGTACATCAGAGCAATGCTGTTGTCATCATCTGAAACCTCTGAgggacaacaaagaaaacaattttgTCAGCAGACACAGAAATGGGTTTGTGTGAATTCAATAACAATCTGCTAGAAAACGCATTTGACTGGAGCAGCAAACAAATACCATAAATACTAACAAACTGAAAGATCAATGATCAGTCTTGCTGCTCATTCCAGGCAACATCTCCATTACTACTcagaacaaatataaaatacaaattacaacCAACTTGTGAAATCTATATTTGATGGGTCTGGTGAGGACATTCTGAATTCCATTAAGATACACAAATCTGTATGTATGGCGTTCCACAGTCTATATTTAGTTCATTTGGTGCAGCAgtgctttttgctttcattgCTAATTCGAAAGAAGCCATGAACAATCTTAGCATCTTCTCACAAACATACCAGCTGCCTCCATGAAAGGACGGTTCAGGCGGAAGGTGAGAAGAGGCTCCTTGAGGTTCCTCAGGAAGTCCTTGAGGAGGCCGGTGATGGCATGAATATCATCCACCTTGCTCAGCACAGGGACGGTTTTGCTGCGGAGGAacttctccttcagctccttcacTGTGCGTTCTGCACCAGATACACGGTAAAGTCCAGCCTGGGAGAGAAATACAACACCACCATTTACCAttaatgtgtcatttttttcccctgctggGCTCCAACTCAGTAACTAACTTACTGTTTTCTTTGATAACAGTTGGCTAGAAAAtagtggtagtggtggtggtgggtgggtggggatggggtggggtggggtggggggtgggatAGGGTTGCTCTTAAACCAAAATGTTGTATGCTATCAACAGTCAAGATGTTTTGATAGAAAATTTGCATGCAAAATAGGCAAGCTCTGTCATTAAAATTGCTAATAGCCTGAAAAGAAAACTATATAAAGACAACAACAGACGTATTTGGACGTTGTGGCAGACTGGAAGGGTGaggcaggggaaaaaaaaacaaaacaaaacaagtgagtACAGCCAGCTCCACATGAGGCAGTCTGTCTGTTCAATAACATCatcttttttattaaaaaaaaaaaaaaaaaaaaaaaaaaaaggcacagcaCTCCAAAATAATGGACTTTAAAGAAGATAAAGAAATATAAGAGTGCTGaatcttcacattttttttaactcattgATTTATCTGTAAAGCCTTGATGGCACAAACAGTAAAAGCGTTTGGCGTTAGtcaaaaaaaaagccaaacttcCAAATGTAATCTCGTAGGAACAGATTGTTAAATCTTAGTTACAGCTCTCCATCTCAGCTTAAGGGgaagacattaaaaataatttctggGATGTCAGGCTTTACTGTCTTTCATAGTTTTACATATTATTTAGGACAGAAAAACACCGCTCACCTCATGCAGGCCTCTTTGCTCTATCTCACTGACACAGTGGACCACAAGAGAGGGAATCATGGGTGATGTCTCAGACACGTAGTCTGCAAGCACACCCTGGTAATGAATGAGAAAGAAGACAAACTGTCAGCATTTAGATAATATTCCAGTGGACATATCAAGGCAGAAACGGCACAGGAATATCTTCACACACCTCCCCAATTTTGACAGGGGTGGCGCCCAGATTGGGAATGCACGGCAGAGGGCAACGCTCACGACACTCAGGGTGTGACACCACCCTGCAGTCACGGCACTTCAGTGAAATCTTCCCAAACTTGATCCTCTTTCCGCAGGGCACGCAGGACTCAGGCTTAATGACCTGTAAGACATTAGAAACAAAAATGCAGGCCCACAGCTTTGTATGTATTGAACGTCAATAAGATTTAAGAAAACCTTATCAGCAAAGGTGCAGCTAAACCGTAAAAGAAAACAGGCATTTCTAGACAGATTCATTCACTTTGTGATTATCCCACACCAGGCGCATTACCGTTTTGGAGACAAACTCGTGAAGACGGACACCTCCATTGCTCTGCGGAGTGCTAGGCTGGGTTTTTATCTCTCCCTCAGGGTTGGCAGGCTGCTTGAAGACATCCTCAGATTTGACAGATTCTGAGTCCCATTCCATGGCAGCTGAACAGGAAAGATAGTAAATCAATACCAGTGCACACCATATAAACATCATGCCGTTTTCCGAAAATATACTGTGGGATGACTACTGCTGTGTATTCATGTGTTAGacacccattaaaaaaaaaaaaactgaaaacatttttgcaaattaTAAGTGGACAAGCACGCTCTCCATTAACTAACATGTCTTGGACACTCATTAACAGTACATTAACTTGATGGATGAGGAGTTCCCTAAGAGATTTTAAAAGAAGTATTCTTTTAATGGAATTATTATGagattattaaaatgatttaagaCAGAATGATAAGAAATTTACACATTTTGAACTGTGATAAATTACATTAATACATTAAGCTGAGTACCATTAGCCATGTATGAAGGAGCACCCAAGGATACACTTTCCATTAAAAAATAGATGCCCTACCAGTCCTCCTCCTACTGCGAGTCCAGTAAGGAACCGTCTCAACAGTGGAAACTGCTTCGACAGGTCCTCCATTTACAGGGACAGTGactgttgtctttgtcaccAGGGCCTCATTTCCCTGTAACAAACAATAAAGAAAGCcatgaaaatatacacatgcaaCTAAACTCTAGGTTTcagtagttttttttaagtgatgatATCCAGACTGAAGCAAAAACTACTACCATCTCTGAAGTTCTGCCTACTGATCGAGACCTTTTGGAGGCACCTGGAGGACCATCCACATGATTTCTTGAGGAGCGCTGAAATCAAAATCGCAGATGACATTTATACCTCTAGTGACGTTAAAGCAATTCTTCTAAAAACTAAACATTAAAAGGTACAAAGTCCACATGTATTTAACGTACCCTTTTTTCTCGTTTTTTAAGTCGCATCGTCCTCACATTCGAGGAATCCCAATCCTGTCACACATCAAGCAGAAAGTCGGAATCAGAATTAGATTAGGTTATTTTTGTGCACATTcaagttttttggtttttttttaaccccagaTGATGCTGACAAGTTAGGTACTCACTAGAGAATCATCTGTTTTGTCATAGCTGATATCTGACAGGATTGAGGCAGACTCATCTATCGTCATCAATCTATCAGAAGGAACAGAAAAGATGTGAAGCCTGTCAGCAGTGCTTATATCATCAAGCCTAAAGCATTTGTCTGCAACCAAAGactgttttatttgtaaatcCAACTATAAAAACTGTAAAGAGACTGGACTGAAAGAGCGATTTGAAAGTGTGTTGGAAGTGCATTCATGTGATAAATAGATGGTGATGTTAACAGATCAGAAAAATTGCTTCCCCAACCTTTAAGTTAGTGTGTGATTACAAGGCTGCATTGTATCCGAGCCGCAAGTGTCAGATGTTCCCACGTGCAAATGGACTCCCACTGGGAGTGAAACAACATGAATATTCTAACGCTCTGTTACCATATGGTTTACACAGCAGCTTAGCCAAAAGACGCACAAAAGATATGACGGGGTCAAAGAAACACAGAATCTCTTTGTTGCCAAAAACAGGAACTAGAGATTTTAGGAACTATAAACTTAATGTATTTGTGAGTTTCTTACCTCCGGCTAGTATTCAGGTTGGCTGCTGCCTGATAGTTTTGGTTCAGGAAGGCCAGAGCGGATCGCTGCTCTGCACTAAGCTGGATGCTGTTGGAGGATCCTTCACTGGTCAGGAGGTCACGAATCAACTGAATTTGACGATCCTGCATTATAGAAATGTAATCATTGCAGCATGAGAAAGTACTTGAaacaagtgaaattaaaaatacaacatcTCAGTAACCAGAGATTGAAAGTTGATCCAACATACCAACTTCTCGCAGTCAGCCTCAGCCTTTTGCCTGCGCCGGATCTCCACATCGACCTGGTTGCGGGCATGTTTCAGTTTGACCTCCAAGgctcccctctctgtctctgtttttgtgagAATCTCCTTGCAAGATCCTAGTTCTTGCTCTGCCCTCAGCCACTTCCGACGACAGTCATCAAAGTTTTGTGCCATCTGAATGAAGTCTGTGGGGACAACGATGCAGATAGTAAAATGCTACGTGCCTGTATATGGATTTGCATTAAATAATGTGTCAGAGTGTAAATCAGCAGGCATAAAAATACTCACTGGGTTCAACGTTCTCATTGAGAACGTCAACTTGCATCCTCAGCATATCATATAAATTCTGGAGACCCAGTACAGCGGTGTCCATGATGACCTAAATCCCAAGACCCTTCCAAGAGATGCATTACAagttaaatacatttaactCAAAGAATAATGCAGATTGGGGTTCAATAAACAGCAATGTGCAAAAGTTTAAGACATTCAAAAGTTCTTATCCATCAGAAAATCAGTGTTGACAACAACCCCATAATAAGGATCTAAATTCAGAGACAAGAAGCCAAACTGGCCCTGCAGCAGATGGTCTGAACTTCACAGTCAGTGTGGGATTATACATGAGGACAAAACAAGGAGAGAACGGTTGTTTTCCTCCCTGGAAAATCACTTTGTCTTATTTCTGCTTTACACGTGTTGTTTGGTGTTAGCTGACATTTTAAGGACCTACGTGTCATTATAATGGCTGAAACCACCGCTCATATTGTCTAAGAGGTTAACTTATTGGCAACGAAATATCCAATAACCCGCCCGAATCCACCAGTTCACTTACATCCAGtagctgtttttaattttccacaaataaaaacacaaaaagtccGTTTAGTTCGTTTTAGGGAAATAAAACCATTGAAACATATCCGGCTGGTCAGACGTTGGCTCTCTAACGGTTGTTTCATCGCTTGTTACCGGTATGAAAAGTCACCTACCTTCCCCAGAGGAGAAACTCCGGAGGTTGAAAATCTTTTCGGTTGTTTTTCAGAtgagtattttctttttttctcttttattatttagcGACCAGCTTGTCTGCTCTCAATCTGCATCCTTCCGCAGACACGGTTTCCTTCGAGCGCGTTGTATTTCAAATTTCGCCGCTAGCCAATCAGAGACAAGCACTGCGCCGGCGTCGGTGACGTCAGAGAAATCGCTTCCGACGTgcgtttttcaaaataaatctttaacgTAACGGTCGCCgtacacagcagaaaaaaacaaacaaacaaaataaaacagaaaaacaaacaccaagaAGGCAAACTATGAATGTTAGAGGAATAAAACTATAATGCTGTAAGTTTACTAAAAACTTAAAGATACAAAACAATAGGAAACAAGGAGTCAAACTTCCTGTCttacctttcaaaataaagtcaataTCAGTGAATTAATgggtttttgtttaattttgttgtttgtttgtttgtttgttttttttttggttttggaaaaATAACGACTTCAATCTGACATTCATTCTCTCCactattttctttctctaattTATTGATTGGTCACGTTCAAACATGTAACAAATAAAAGGTAATTTAatgtctaaataaaaaaaatgtaaatcccACAGAGCTTGCTCATACCTTAGAAAATTTTGAat encodes:
- the racgap1 gene encoding rac GTPase-activating protein 1, with translation MDTAVLGLQNLYDMLRMQVDVLNENVEPNFIQMAQNFDDCRRKWLRAEQELGSCKEILTKTETERGALEVKLKHARNQVDVEIRRRQKAEADCEKLDRQIQLIRDLLTSEGSSNSIQLSAEQRSALAFLNQNYQAAANLNTSRRLMTIDESASILSDISYDKTDDSLDWDSSNVRTMRLKKREKRRSSRNHVDGPPGASKRSRSVGRTSEMGNEALVTKTTVTVPVNGGPVEAVSTVETVPYWTRSRRRTAAMEWDSESVKSEDVFKQPANPEGEIKTQPSTPQSNGGVRLHEFVSKTVIKPESCVPCGKRIKFGKISLKCRDCRVVSHPECRERCPLPCIPNLGATPVKIGEGVLADYVSETSPMIPSLVVHCVSEIEQRGLHEAGLYRVSGAERTVKELKEKFLRSKTVPVLSKVDDIHAITGLLKDFLRNLKEPLLTFRLNRPFMEAAEVSDDDNSIALMYQTISDLPQPNRDTLAFLVLHLQRVADSLDTKMNIGNLARVFGPTIVGHAVLNPEPMTILQDTKRQPKVVERLLALPVDYWGQFVMAENERPNLDPLIIENANCYATPERVSILGPLTTPEHQLNKTPSSSSLSQRMKSTLTPRFGSKSKSAVGFSRQGKFFASPLLK